The following proteins are encoded in a genomic region of Plasmodium coatneyi strain Hackeri chromosome 6, complete sequence:
- a CDS encoding SICA antigen: MIIDIHLEVLDECQREDLYSTKEDYFEILVQEFMGSKFMEEGKISRGDIPKEQVPCSDFGFREEDFVPKEQLPSSDSGF; this comes from the coding sequence atgattattgatattcatttagaggtattagacgaatgtcaaagggAAGATCTatattcgacgaaggaagattattttgaaattttggtacaagaatttatgggatcAAAATttatggaagaaggaaaaatttctAGAGGTGacattcctaaggaacaggttccatgttcagatttcgggtttagggaggaagactttgttcctaaggagcagcttccaagttcagattccgggttttag
- a CDS encoding KIR protein encodes MTKALNLKDLPSKTKYYNKFDGASGSECNGEIGGYSQWEDTLKGKLNDYRELTTSAKKIGGAYCSACNMNTSKQTDAEPCQFFYHWLGDKYWNDLGNKNLSDLLSAIYQTLKGDNPSNKCRFQYSDVNKDLLPQMKKVFDYYYEHTTIYDGLMKNGLNCKDELYTYLKEVSSACITMRNNCPNTTTYTSGSYCKDFHDTYEVPCGVAEALDSYCTTNSALEVAQKGKAEAEASKEVAQKESAQAQSQLKEALSKASTSSTLSSTFGTLAAMEFPALAYFLFKVSNTT; translated from the exons ATGACGAAG gCACTGAATTTGAAGGATTTACCTTCCAAGACCAAGTACTATAATAAATTCGATGGGGCCAGTGGGAGTGAATGTAATGGCGAAATTGGCGGGTACTCACAGTGGGAGGACACTTTGAAGGGTAAATTAAATGATTACCGTGAACTCACTACATCTGCGAAAAAGATTGGGGGTGCTTATTGTTCCGCATGCAACATGAATACAAGCAAACAAACGGACGCCGAACCATGTCAATTCTTTTACCATTGGCTGGGAGATAAGTACTGGAACGACTTaggtaataaaaatttgtcagACCTGCTGAGTGCAATTTACCAAACGCTGAAGGGAGATAATCCTAGCAATAAATGTAGATTTCAATACAGCGATGTTAATAAAGACCTCCTcccccaaatgaaaaaagtattcgatTATTACTACGAACATACCACCATATACGACGGGTTAATGAAGAATGGGCTCAACTGTAAAGACGAGTTGTACACTTACTTAAAAGAAGTTTCCTCAGCATGTATTACCATGAGGAATAATTGCCCAAATACCACGACATATACGAGTGGTTCATATTGTAAGGATTTCCATGATACATACGAAGTACCTTGTGGTGTAGCGGAAGCATTAGATTCGTACTGTACAACAAATTCTGCCTTAGAAGTtgcacaaaagggaaaagcgGAAGCAGAAGCATCAAAAGAAGTAGCACAAAAAGAATCCGCCCAAGCACAATCCCAATTAAAAGAAGCATTAAGTAAAGCTAGCACCTCCTCTACTCTTTCTTCTACTTTCGGCACCTTAGCAGCAATGGAATTCCCAGcattggcatactttttatttaaggTAAGTaacaccacctaa